One genomic region from Primulina huaijiensis isolate GDHJ02 unplaced genomic scaffold, ASM1229523v2 scaffold20441, whole genome shotgun sequence encodes:
- the LOC140966295 gene encoding alkaline ceramidase TOD1-like, whose amino-acid sequence MGKPMFSTPPLFQSKLFCFSFLYLFSAIFLAAYSTFSATKCLFRSSPFGPIQASLFSYPPSYGEHKYAVPTTRSSCDSPVYFSDYWVALKEIQEICANSSGLLGTQVLKYTQGDSESFGGNLSIEKRLSYFDDNPDVGFEIPCGFFTRFPITSSDRISMEKCAGVVVVSAIFNDHDKIRQPKGLGSKTLDHVCFFMFVDDTTLKRLDFHNLISRKSKEQKIGAWRIIKVSNEDLYQNAAMNGMIPKYLVHRLFPNSKYSIWVDAKLQLVVDPLLLIHSLVVKENVDMAISKHPYFSHTMEEAMATARWKKWWGVNALKVQMETYCENGLQPWSSKKPYPTDVPDSALILRRHGLATNLFSCMVFNELEAFNPRDQLPFAYVRDRMKPKLNLNMFEVEVFEQIAVEYRHNLKQGGAIVGAKVDWAGSDLLSFVNESCSKCQGYLTEMWGENHV is encoded by the exons ATGGGGAAACCGATGTTCTCTACGCCGCCACTCTTCCAATCCAAGCTCTTCTGTTTCTCTTTCCTATACCTCTTCTCCGCCATATTCTTGGCCGCCTACTCCACCTTCTCCGCCACCAAATGCCTTTTCCGGTCATCCCCTTTCGGCCCAATCCAGGCCTCTCTCTTCTCCTACCCTCCATCCTACGGTGAACATAAGTACGCCGTTCCTACCACGCGTTCCTCCTGCGATTCCCCGGTCTACTTTTCCG attATTGGGTGGCTTTgaaggaaattcaagaaatatGCGCGAATTCGTCGGGTTTGTTAGGGACGCAGGTTCTCAAGTATACGCAGGGCGATTCAGAAAGTTTTGGTGGGAATTTGAGCATTGAAAAGAGATTATCGTACTTTGATGATAATCCGGACGTGGGATTCGAAATCCCGTGTGGATTCTTTACACGATTTCCGATTACTAGTTCTG ATCGAATTTCCATGGAGAAATGCGCCGGAGTAGTAGTAGTTTCTGCTATATTCAATGACCACGACAAAATCCGGCAGCCGAAGGGCCTAGGATCGAAAACCTTGGACCACGTTTGCTTTTTCATGTTCGTAGATGACACGACACTCAAAAGACTAGACTTCCACAACTTGATTTCAAGAAAGTCAAAGGAACAAAAAATTGGTGCATGGAGAATCATTAAGGTCTCGAACGAGGACTTGTATCAAAATGCTGCCATGAATGGGATGATTCCGAAATATCTGGTTCATCGCCTTTTCCCAAACTCGAAATATAGCATTTGGGTGGACGCGAAGCTGCAGCTCGTAGTCGATCCTCTACTTTTGATCCACTCCCTCGTGGTCAAGGAGAACGTCGACATGGCGATATCGAAGCACCCCTACTTTTCACATACGATGGAAGAGGCCATGGCAACTGCCAGATGGAAGAAATGGTGGGGTGTGAATGCCTTAAAGGTTCAAATGGAGACATATTGCGAAAACGGCTTGCAGCCATGGTCCTCAAAGAAGCCGTATCCCACAG ATGTGCCAGATAGCGCTCTTATCTTGAGGAGACACGGTTTAGCAACCAATCTTTTCTCTTGCATGGTGTTCAATGAATTGGAAGCATTCAACCCAAGAGATCAGCTCCCCTTCGCATATGTGCGGGACAGAATGAAGCCAAAGTTAAACTTAAACATGTTCGAAGTTGAAGTGTTCGAACAAATTGCGGTGGAATATAGACACAACCTTAAGCAAGGTGGGGCCATTGTTGGAGCCAAAGTCGACTGGGCAGGCTCTGATTTGTTATCATTTGTTAATGAAAGCTGCAGTAAGTGCCAGGGATATCTTACAGAGATGTGGGGTGAAAACcatgtttga